One stretch of Psilocybe cubensis strain MGC-MH-2018 chromosome 6, whole genome shotgun sequence DNA includes these proteins:
- a CDS encoding Aorsin, whose amino-acid sequence MRRSFISLVALSGIAFAIPSPRSSHVLHEKRAMEPTDWAKSRRVDPDWVLPMRFGLVQSNLDKIEDMLMSVSSPHSPTYGQHFTPEQIRDTFAPSQDTIDSVTEWLVSSGISRDRLRLSHNKGWIHLDATTSEVEDLLKAEYHVYTHTSSGVEQIGCHNYSVPAHVQKHVDLIKPTIQFNHRIGANAMSKRFGGIGKPSIGNGPKKSNKAVTITPTLSTCDKMITLDCLRALYNINYTPVATDKNSFGVVEFTPQAFLPGDLDLFFRNFSPSLVGVRPKSVLIDGAVVQNTSQSFDFNGESDLDLQYAMGLTAPQEVTLLQTGDLSQGAGFDNWLDALDGSFCTFDGGDDPEQDGIYPDAAGSPASCGIINPPNVVSISYGQDEATASVHYATRQCNEYAKLGMLGTTVVYSSGDNGVAGFDNICLDSNHNEGTTANKVFNPEFPASCPFVTAVGATQVNPGASVNDPEGACEQVIFSGGGFSNIFPMPSYQANAVKAYTAVHLTPSPFLPGQFNDSGNARAFPDVAANGANYVIGIDGQFGLVFGTSASAPVFASMITLVNDARLALNKKPLGFINPLLYDPIFAPAFNDITQGGNRGCGTPGFTATLGWDPVTGKEKMKFYDDYPLSKSTLKASAHPTLRDFSVFSANLFPDLLVGLGNIFIGI is encoded by the exons ATGCGTCGTTCCTTCATTTCCTTGGTGGCCCTTTCTGGTATCGCTTTTGCAATACCATCGCCCCGCTCTTCGCATGTTCTGCACGAGAAGAGGGCAATGGAACCCACCGACTGGGCTAAGAGTCGTCGTGTCGACCCTGACTGGGTTTTGCCTATGCGATTTGGGCTGGTCCAGTCGAACCTGGATAAGATAGAAGATATGCTCATGTCGGTATCTTCGCCGCATTCGCCTACGTATGGTCAACACTTTACCCCGGAGCAGATTCGCGACACATTCGCACCTAGCCAGGACACTATCGACTCCGTCACAGAATGGCTCGTCAGCTCTGGTATTTCTCGAGACCGACTTCGCCTTTCTCACAACAAAGGATGGATACATCTTGATGCTACCACATCCGAGGTCGAGGATCTCCTCAAAGCCGAGTACCATGTGTACACGCACACTAGTAGCGGCGTCGAGCAGATAG GTTGCCACAATTATTCAGTACCCGCCCACGTCCAGAAGCATGTCGATCTCATCAAACCTACAATACAATTTAACCACCGCATAGGCGCTAACGCGATGTCGAAGAGGTTTGGTGGCATCGGAAAGCCTTCCATCGGAAATGGACCTAAGAAATCTAACAAAGCCGTTACCATCACCCCAACACTATCGACCTGTGACAAGATGATTACTCTTGATTGTTTAAGAGCGTTGTACAATATCAATTATACGCCAGTGGCTACGGATAAAAATTCGTTCGGTGTTG TTGAATTCACTCCCCAGGCGTTCCTTCCAGGAGACCTAGATTTATTCTTCAG AAACTTCTCGCCCAGTCTCGTTGGCGTCAGACCTAAATCTGTCTTAATCGATGGAG CCGTCGTTCAGAACACGTCACAGAGTTTTGATTTCAATGGAGAAAGTGACTTGGATCTTCAATACGCCATGGGTCTGACAGCACCCCAAGAGGTGACCCTTCTACAGACTGGAGATCTTTCCCAAG GGGCTGGATTTGACAATTGGCTTGATGCTCTTGACGGATCATTCTGCACTTTTGATGGCGGAGATGATCCTGAACAG GATGGAATTTACCCAGATGCCGCCGGAT CCCCTGCTTCATGTGGAATCATAAACCCACCTAATGTTGTGTCTATCTCATATGGCCAAGACGAAGCAACCGCCTCGGTTCATTATGCTACCAGACAGTGCAACGAGTACGCCAAG CTGGGTATGCTGGGGACTACGGTGGTCTACAGCTCTGGGGACAATGGTGTTGCTGGATTCGATAATATATGTCTGGATAGCAATC ACAACGAGGGTACTACTGCTAATAAAGTATTCAATCCCGAGTTTCCT GCCTCTTGTCCATTCGTCACAGCCGTCGGTGCTACCCAAGTTAACCCAGGTGCTAGTGTTAACGATCCCGAAGGCGCCTGCGAGCAAGTCATTTTCTCTGGCGGAGGCTTCTCCAACATCTTCCC GATGCCTTCGTACCAAGCAAATGCTGTTAAAGCTTACACCGCGGTGCATTTGACACCGTCTCCGTTCTTGCCCGGTCAGTTTAATGATTCAGGGAAT GCTCGAGCTTTCCCAGATGTGGCTGCTAACGG TGCCAACTATGTTATCG GCATCGACGGTCAATTTGGCCTTGTATTTGGGACATCCGCATCAGCACCCGTCTTCGCGTCAATGATCACACTTGTCAACGATGCCCGTCTGGCGCTTAATAAGAAACCACTTGGATTCATCAATCCTTTG CTATATGACCCCATTTTTGCACCTGCATTCAACGACATCACACAGGGCGGCAACCGTGGATGCG GTACCCCTGGATTCACCGC CACTCTTGGGTGGGATCCTGTCACCGGTAaggagaaaatgaaattttaTGATGATTATCCTCTTTCTAAGTCTACTCTCAAGGCGTCGGCACACCCAACTTTGAGAGACTTCTCAGTATTTTCGGCAAATCTATTCCCTGATTTACTAGTGGGTCTTGGTAACATATTCATTGGCATTTAA
- a CDS encoding Peptidyl-prolyl cis-trans isomerase cyp15 — translation MSESSSEEHDASVLGKRARNNGNDDNAAEDSEPANKKVTVDDDSDDDDVGPMPLSAAEAGSANKKKRKVLPHERLYLNHLPDANQYYKSFMHRDVANFCVVTKTEFLITTSIDGVVKIWKKQEHGIEFVKVYRAHLVPVTAVSASADGQLFATVSEDMTAKLFDVVNFDMINIIKLGFKPQSCCWVHRRGQAQGLLAVADATSGVIRLYDGRGGDTPLETVQSIHRFPVHVMTYSDRYDTVISADEGGFIEYWQPTEPYALPKNVKKLWQYKSETDLYEFKKSRSTPTCITLSPDSSSFVTFSLPDRQIRVFNFFSGRMSRKYDESLEAIQEMQQAGTAVYRVEDMEFGRRLAVERELELPGPDGYIPGRWSNAVWDESGAMIVYPSLLGIKVVNTFTNRVVRLLGKDEAVRFLNLTLYQGAPAKKSITTMAMAASANPILADKGQRDPTLFCTGYKRSRFYLFTRSEPEDNKSGERDVFNERPTREEQTVAAASVAQRTGPSPLANSATIHTTVGDIHMRLFPQQAPKAVENFVGHARSGYFEGVIFHRVIPKFMIQTGDPLGDGTGGTSIWNKEFEDEFADDLKHDRPYTVSMANAGPNTNGSQFFITTNATPWLDKKHTIFGRVLSGLEVVHTIENVKTNKLDKPYEDIKIINVDVE, via the exons ATGTCCGAATCATCTTCAGAGGAACACGACGCGTCTGTGTTGGGGAAACGGGCGCGAAACAATGGCAATGACGACAATGCAGCTGAAGATTCGGAACCAGCCAATAAAAAAGTGACAGTGGATGACGattccgacgacgacgatgtcgGTCCCATGCCCCTCTCTGCCGCTGAGGCAGGTAGTgccaacaagaaaaagagaaagg TTCTTCCACATGAACGACTCTACTTAAACCACTTGCCTGACGCGAATCAATACTACAAATCCTTTATGCACCGCGACGTGGCCAATTTCTGCGTAGTGACAAA AACCGAGTTTCTCATCACAACTTCTATCGACGGTGTGGtcaaaatatggaagaaacAAGAACACGGCATCGAGTTTGTGAAGGTCTACCGCGCACATCTTGTGCCAGTGACTGCTGTATCCGCAAGCGCCGATGGCCAGCTTTTTGCAACAGTGTCGGAAGATATGACTGCCAAACTGTTCGATGTAGTTAACTTCG ACATGATCAACATCATAAAACTTGGCTTCAAGCCCCAGTCATGCTGCTGGGTGCATAGAAGAGGGCAGGCGCAAGGTTTACTTGCAGT TGCAGATGCCACGTCCGGTGTTATCCGCCTGTACGACGGACGTGGAGGCGACACACCCTTGGAGACAGTTCAATCGATACATCGATTTCCTGTACATGTTATGACA TACAGTGATAGATATGACACTGTGATATCAGCAGATGAAGGGGGATTCATTGAATATTGGCAGCCCACCGAACCTTATGCTCTGCCCAAAAACGTTAAAAAATTATGGCAATACAAGAGCGAAACTGATCTATATGAATTCAAGAAG AGTCGTTCCACACCAACATGCATAACACTCTCACCCGACTCATCCTCCTTTGTCACTTTTTCTCTACCTGACCGGCAAATACGAGTATTCAACTTCTTTAGTGGAAGGATGTCGCGGAAATATGACGAATCACTGGAGGCTATCCAAGAGATGCAGCAAGCTGGGACAGCGGTGTATCGTGTCGAGGACATGGAGTTTGGAAGGAGATTGGCGGTAGAAAGAGAGCTGGAGCTGCCGGGCCCTGATGGTTATATCCCTGGACGTTGGAGCAACGCAGTCTGGGACGAGAGCGGTGCAATGATCGTCTATCCCTCTTTGCTGGGCATCAAAG TTGTGAACACCTTCACAAATCGGGTGGTTAGGTTGCTCGGGAAAGACGAAGCTGTGCGATTTTTGAATCTTACATTATACCAGGGAGCACCGGCTAAAAAGTCAATAACCACCATG GCCATGGCCGCATCAGCCAATCCCATTCTGGCGGATAAAGGACAACGAgatccaacacttttctGCACTGGCTACAAAAGATCACGCTTTTACCTCTTCACGCGTTCAGAACCTGA GGACAACAAATCCGGTGAGCGTGACGTTTTCAACGAACGCCCGACGCGCGAAGAGCAAACTGTTGCTGCCGCTAGCGTCGCCCAACGCACCGGACCATCCCCTCTCGCAAATTCTGCCACAATTCATACCACAGTCGGCGATATTCACATGCGGCTGTTCCCCCAGCAAGCTCCCAAAGCAGTGGAAAACTTTGTCGGCCATGCTCGTAGCGGCTACTTTGAAGGTGTCATCTTCCATCGTGTCATTCCCAAGTTTATGATCCAGACGGGAGACCCGCTCGGAGATGGTACAGGTGGAACGTCGATTTGGAATAAAGAGTTCGAGGATGAGTTCGCAGATGATTTGAAACATGATCG CCCTTACACGGTGAGCATGGCGAATGCTGGCCCAAATACCAACGGTTCGCAGTTCTTCATTACGACCAATGCAACGCCATGGCTGGACAAGAAGCATACAATCTTTGGTCGTGTGCTCTCTGGGCTGGAGGTTGTGCATACGATTGAAAATGTCAAAACGAACAAACTGGATAAACCATATGAAGATATCAAAATTATCAACGTGGATGTAGAGTAA
- a CDS encoding Thiamine thiazole synthase produces the protein MAPVATSENNHNNTDVQKYDIFEDYKGSYRFAPIEEAQVSRAMIKRYFNTMYERAISDVVIVGAGSAGLSCAYRLANDRPDLKITILEANVAPGGGAWLGGQLMTPMVIRKPADRFLREIGVDYEDEGPFVVVKHAALFTSTLLSKVLAMPNVVLMNATAVEDLIVHSDFEGKQRVAGVVTNWTLVALNHDTQSCMDPNTITAPVIISATGHDGPMGAFSAKRLVSAGLLKELGNMRGLDMNRAEPAIVNGTREVTPGLILTGMELSEHDGSNRMGPTFGAMIGSGIKAAKEAQRILDTVEVVGGKIVGRISA, from the exons ATGGCACCAGTCGCTACCTCTGAgaacaaccacaacaacacTGATGTTCAGAAGTATGACATCTTCGAGGATTACAAGGGCAGCTACCGCTTCGCGCCAATCGAAGAAGCGCAAGTATCTAGAGCTATGATCAAGCG ATACTTCAACACCATGTATGAGAGGGCGATCTCCGATGTAGTTATCGTCGGAGCCGGCAGTGCTGGATTGTCGTGCGCGTACCGTCTCGCCAACGACCGCCCAGAC CTCAAGATCACCATTCTAGAGGCCAACGTAGCACCAGGAGGAGGTGCATGGCTTGGTGGCCAATTGATGACGCCCATG GTGATCCGCAAGCCAGCTGATCGCTTCCTTCGTGAGATCGGCGTTGACTACGAGGATGAAGGCCCCTTCGTCGTTGTCAAGCACGCTGCTTTGTTCACCTCGACACTGTTATCCAAAGTTCTCGCCATGCCTAACGTCGTCCTGATGAACGCCACGGCTGTAGAAGACTTGATCGTACACTCTGACTTTGAAGGCAAACAGCGCGTAGCAGGTGTCGTTACCAACTGGACTTTGGTGGCCCTCAACCACGACACGCAGTCGTGCATGGACCCCAACACCATCACTGCCCCCGTTATCATTTCTGCTACAGGACATGACGGACCGATGGGAGCGTTCTCCGCCAAGCGTCTCGTGAGCGCCGGTCTGCTCAAGGAGCTCGGCAACATGAGAGGCCTTGACATGAACCGCGCAGAGCCTGCTATTGTCAACGGCACACGCGAGGTGACGCCTGGATTGATTCTCACTG GTATGGAGCTCTCTGAGCACGATGGATCCAACCGCATGGGACCCACATTCGGCGCAATGATCGGAAGTGGAATCAAGGCAGCCAAGGAAGCACAGCGCATCCTGGATACTGTGGAGGTTGTAGGCGGGAAAATTGTCGGAAGGATCAGCGCTTAA
- a CDS encoding putative chorismate mutase, which yields MPSLNFTTGEDPLSLDRIRSVLVRLEDTIIFSLIERAQFAHNPRMYQKDAFKELTDLGFHGSWLEWFLKEIETFHAKARRYTSPDEYPFSSDLPAPVLPLLDFPKILYPNKINANPSILSFYTNAIVPRITRRATLSLAAQKRAHGITGSAEFEDDGNYGSAATLDVEILQSISKRVHYGKFVSESKFVENPAAFIPHIRSRNREALEGLITKPEVERKLLVRLHKKATTYAQDIVGDGEAPVNGVGKSSASSKIDVDCVVDLYESYIIPLTKEVEVDYLLCRLDGLSQEEINNLSKPKAS from the exons ATGCCATCTCTAAACTTCACCACCGGGGAGGATCCACTATCTTTAGACCGGATCCGTTCTGTTTTGGTCAGACTCGAGGACACCATAATCTTTTCGCTCATCGAGCGTGCCCAGTTCGCGCACAACCCTCGCATGTACCAGAAAGATGCATTCAAGGAGCTCACAGATCTGGGGTTTCATGGCAGTTGGCTGGAGTGGTTTCTGAAAGAGATTGAAACTTTTCACG CGAAAGCAAGACGGTACACCAG CCCTGACGAATATCCATTCTCCTCTGATCTCCCAGCACCCGTGCTTCCACTTTTAGACTTCCCTAAGATCCTGTACCCAAACAAAATCAATGCTAACCCGTCCATTCTCTCCTTCTATACCAACGCGATTGTACCCCGGATAACACGTCGAGCAACACTCTCACTCGCAGCGCAGAAGCGTGCACATGGGATCACCGGTAGCGCCGAGTTTGAGGACGACGGTAATTACGGAAGTGCGGCCACCCTTGATGTAGAAATCCTCCAGTCAATCAGCAAACGCGTACATTACG GCAAATTTGTTTCCGAATCTAAATTTGTAGAGAATCCAGCGGCTTTCATCCCGCATATTCGTAGCCGGAACAGGGAGGCGCTGGAGGGTTTGATCACGAAACCCGAGGTGGAACGTAAACTACTCGTCCGACTGCACAAGAAGGCCACGACCTACGCGCAGGATATCGTTGGAGATGGGGAAGCCCCAGTGAATGGTGTCGGCAAGTCGAGTGCGTCAAGTAAAATTGACGTTGATTGTGTAGTGGACCTCTACGAAAGTTATATCATTCCCTTGACAAAGGAAGTAGAG GTTGACTATTTACTTTGCCGCTTGGACGGACTCTCGCAAGAGGAGATAAACAATCTATCTAAACCTAAAGCTTCGTGA
- a CDS encoding Neuronal-specific septin-3, whose protein sequence is MFSFRRKPKQAPESPRIRTSPSLPELNSQGIPWPEDLVDITAIRQESLPDAVPPQGAAKTSLQSEATIPFHKPFRPSTGRATQGAGAISSIYMAGPPATFDKHVPPPPAGRYSQRRARIPPTFNLMVVGGKGTGKTSLLRLLLETADTSPGATVDQKAAVERFLKGSTKTTQAIQTACIEICESRFDRVLFSVIDTPGLDFLEGHELKLERQVNNVLKYIDAQYADTMSEESKVVRQSKGDQHIHLCIYMVDPDSIMTAAARGESLSIPAKTRSATTLSARTPPDLVADTSSGDESEDEEDSALTMSPAEIRVIRRLTARANVLPVIARADSLTDEKLAAVKEAVRTGLGEAGIDFGVFGPTKKAEPKATPKRQTQFALPDEETNGNGHASPIPEEADSDEEDEERKSRPVIKLRSTRHRALSRSRSRRDLSQAVEDDRRPVSPDVNDKDSVANVRFSAHIVAKTDLSTLLPFALIAPEPTKRRARRQSPEHSNLALPSSPIVQPSEDGHEGVPETPASVHSVRNYTFLHSPPEDLKGVFVRKFRWGTVDVLDPNHCDFAALRTAVLSTHLKLLKIHTKEVLYEKYRTEKLLARRATSNITDEERQRLLEDEPK, encoded by the exons ATGTTTTCCTTCCGTCGCAAGCCCAAGCAGGCGCCCGAGTCGCCTCGCATCCGCACTTCGCCTTCTCTGCCAGAGCTGAATAGCCAGGGCATCCCATGGCCCGAAGATCTTGTGGATATTACCGCCATACGCCAGGAGTCGCTGCCCGATGCAGTTCCCCCACAAGGTGCGGCCAAAACCTCTTTGCAGAGCGAAGCTACAATACCCTTCCATAAACCGTTTCGGCCGTCCACAGGGAGGGCGACTCAGGGTGCTGGTGCGATATCTTCCATATATATGGCGGGGCCGCCGGCAACCTTTGACAAACATGTCCCTCCTCCACCGGCTGGCAGGTACAGCCAGCGACGGGCTCGCATCCCACCCACGTTCAATCTTATG GTGGTAGGAGGAAAGGGAACTGGCAAGACATCGTTGCTCCGGCTATTGTTGGAAACCGCGGACACCTCTCCCGGGGCCACAGTCGACCAGAAAGCTGCAGTGGAACGGTTTTTGAAGGGCTCGACGAAGACCACGCAAGCTATTCAGACCGCTTGCATCGAAATATGCGAGTCGCGCTTTGATAGGGTGTTGTTTTCAGTCATCGACACGCCTGGCCTCGACTTTTTGGAAGGACATGAATTAAAGCTCGAACGCCAGGTCAACAATGTCCTCAAGTATATCGACGCGCAGTACGCGGATACCATGAGCGAG GAGTCCAAAGTTGTACGACAAAGCAAGGGAGATCAGCATATCCACCT CTGCATCTACATGGTCGACCCGGATTCTATCATGACTGCAGCTGCTAGGGGAGAGTCGTTGTCCATACCCGCGAAAACACGTTCGGCAACGACGCTCTCTGCACGAACGCCACCAGACCTCGTAGCTGACACGTCATCTGGGGATGAgtctgaggatgaagaagattcTGCGCTAACGATGTCTCCCGCTGAAATACGTGTAATCCGAAGACTGACAGCGCGTGCCAACGTCCTACCTGTGATCGCTCGTGCTGACTCCCTGACTGACGAAAAACTGGCTGCCGTCAAGGAGGCTG TGCGCACGGGTCTTGGAGAAGCAGGAATTGATTTTGGCGTGTTTGGACCCACGAAGAAGGCTGAACCCAAGGCGACTCCTAAAAGACAAACCCAATTTGCTCTCCCTGACGAAGAAACAAATGGAAACGGTCATGCAAGCCCTATTCCTGAGGAAGCTGACAgcgacgaggaagacgaagaaagaaaatctCGTCCCGTCATCAAACTCCGTTCCACGCGACACAGAGCCCTTTCTCGTTCACGCTCCCGCCGCGATCTTTCGCAGGCCGTCGAGGACGACCGCCGCCCCGTGTCTCCAGACGTGAACGATAAGGATAGCGTTGCCAATGTCCGTTTCTCCGCCCATATCGTAGCGAAGACCGACCTTTCCACCCTGCTCCCGTTCGCGCTTATAGCCCCCGAGCCAACTAAACGTCGCGCAAGGCGACAATCGCCGGAGCATTCTAACTTGGCGCTACCCTCCTCTCCAATTGTTCAGCCCTCTGAGGACGGCCACGAAGGCGTGCCCGAGACCCCTGCTTCGGTACATAGTGTGCGGAACTATACATTCTTACATAGTCCTCCAGAAGATTTGAAGGGCGTCTTTGTCCGGAAATTCCGCTGGGGAACCGTTGATGTACTTGACCCCAATCATTGCGACTTTGCTGCGTTGCGCACAGCTGTTTTATCTACTCATTTGAAG CTTCTCAAAATACATACCAAAGAGGTTTTGTATGAAAAGTACAGAACTGAGAAACTTTTAGCGCGGCGCGCAACCAGCAATATTACTGATGAAGAAAGACAACGTTTGTTGGAAG ATGAACCCAAATAA